From a region of the Paenibacillus lutimineralis genome:
- a CDS encoding YwhD family protein, whose translation MDQSQKTGKKIFSLNIISNEEKSKHKGFGAGSIDLNSMSPVIIDVDETYIDIGAMHAKSKVEKGIKFSMNREDVPNGRQVWIVWVAVDRTPEGQFYGGMTACEMLIDKEARRGWKILADHVNKMDYALKRKVILDGLSPEQKASLKQLLVDTNAEWWENSPEELKAALEA comes from the coding sequence ATGGATCAATCACAGAAGACGGGTAAGAAGATTTTCTCCCTAAATATTATTAGTAATGAAGAGAAGAGCAAGCATAAGGGCTTCGGCGCGGGTTCAATTGATCTGAACAGTATGTCACCGGTAATTATCGATGTGGACGAGACGTATATTGATATCGGGGCCATGCATGCGAAGAGTAAAGTAGAGAAGGGTATCAAATTCTCCATGAATCGTGAGGACGTACCGAATGGACGCCAGGTATGGATCGTCTGGGTAGCGGTTGATCGGACTCCTGAAGGGCAATTTTATGGCGGGATGACGGCCTGTGAGATGCTCATTGATAAGGAAGCACGCCGTGGCTGGAAGATTCTCGCTGATCACGTGAACAAGATGGACTATGCTTTGAAGCGTAAAGTTATTCTAGACGGCTTGTCGCCGGAACAGAAGGCTTCGCTTAAGCAATTGCTGGTAGACACGAATGCAGAATGGTGGGAGAATTCTCCGGAAGAGTTGAAGGCGGCGCTGGAAGCATAG
- a CDS encoding C40 family peptidase, which translates to MKKQLTTLALGVTLLFSIGTGSAFADSKLDSAIDGALGTKYVSGGTTTSGFDCSGFTMYVFSKIGIKLPHQSGSQYKMGESISKDELLAGDLVFFNTSGKGISHVGVYVGEGKFAHASTSKGVVISKLSEKYYVDRYVGAKRVMSSDKYEDATGEVTDHDDVE; encoded by the coding sequence TTGAAGAAACAGTTAACTACATTAGCTCTTGGTGTTACATTGCTCTTCTCCATCGGAACTGGCAGCGCTTTCGCAGACTCCAAATTAGACTCTGCTATTGATGGAGCGCTCGGAACGAAGTATGTATCCGGTGGTACAACGACTTCTGGGTTTGACTGCTCAGGATTTACGATGTATGTATTCTCCAAAATCGGTATCAAGCTTCCTCACCAATCGGGATCGCAATATAAAATGGGCGAATCCATATCCAAGGATGAACTACTCGCCGGCGACCTGGTGTTCTTCAACACTTCAGGCAAAGGCATATCTCATGTGGGTGTTTATGTAGGTGAAGGCAAATTTGCTCACGCTTCCACTTCCAAGGGCGTTGTAATTAGCAAATTGAGCGAGAAATATTATGTAGACCGTTATGTTGGAGCTAAGCGCGTTATGAGTTCTGACAAGTACGAAGATGCTACTGGAGAAGTTACAGATCACGATGATGTAGAATAA
- a CDS encoding M1 family metallopeptidase, giving the protein MTRRILIFGLSFVALCLVAGTALYFYQQSQTHQAAFTLDKNKPGQIAGIEHVSSAPQSESIQQPTAEVLSNRVTEYHINVKLDEQENTLTGSETVTWTHPGKKSVNELYLHLYPNAFASADSTFMKESGGKLRNDAMPKDGWGSMELTEIRTTDGISLLHRIQYVQPDDGNTKDRTLVRVRLPVSVQSGESITLKINFTVKLPKIFARMGASGDFVMAGQWFPKISVYEPAGTRGRSTEGWNLHQYHGNSEFYSDFSIYSVEIDVPDNYTVAATGFPTKAANIQNGRKLVHYYADDVHDFAWAASPDFIYAEEPFSSDTIPGVRIKLYLDPAHKDLKERYFYAAKVALANFSKWYGRYPYSTLSIVVPPAEANGAGGMEYPTLVTSFGAKSDSPDYNELERTVIHEIAHQYFYGMIASNEFEEAWLDEGFASYAEDKLMEQEFTTNLPLPVQSAIITSPASLTQNAWKYGNSDVYAQNAYYRGKLILLDIERQVGAKTMKRIMSSYSLKYRFKHPTTKDFQRTVEQITGRSWKEYFNQYVYSDKMADFSVDRIQIYPSNSSSGSVYESIIDISRKGANYPEVSILLSFKDGHTLRKTWNVDNDTLKIKVQYKEPVDWVQIDPEYALVLENKHINNYLKAEVQEPVGTRSTLTIVKLLEIVLGSLLW; this is encoded by the coding sequence ATGACCCGAAGAATTTTGATCTTTGGCCTTTCCTTCGTCGCGCTATGCCTCGTCGCTGGAACGGCCCTGTATTTCTACCAACAGAGCCAGACTCATCAGGCTGCCTTCACCTTAGATAAGAACAAGCCTGGGCAAATAGCTGGGATAGAGCACGTATCCTCCGCGCCTCAGAGCGAGAGCATCCAGCAGCCAACCGCTGAGGTGCTCAGCAACCGTGTAACGGAATATCATATCAACGTTAAGCTGGATGAACAGGAAAATACGCTGACAGGTTCAGAGACGGTTACCTGGACGCATCCTGGCAAGAAATCGGTCAATGAGCTCTACCTTCATTTATATCCAAATGCCTTTGCTTCAGCAGACAGTACATTTATGAAGGAATCGGGCGGCAAGCTGCGGAATGACGCCATGCCCAAGGATGGCTGGGGATCGATGGAGCTGACCGAAATTCGGACAACCGATGGGATCTCCCTGCTTCATCGGATTCAATATGTCCAACCTGATGACGGCAATACCAAGGACAGAACGCTGGTTAGAGTTCGTCTGCCTGTCTCTGTCCAAAGTGGTGAGAGCATTACCCTAAAGATTAACTTCACAGTGAAGCTACCGAAAATCTTTGCTCGCATGGGCGCCTCCGGCGACTTTGTAATGGCTGGACAGTGGTTCCCCAAGATAAGCGTGTACGAGCCTGCCGGTACAAGAGGACGATCCACTGAAGGTTGGAATCTGCATCAATACCATGGTAATTCAGAATTCTATTCCGATTTCAGTATATACAGTGTGGAGATCGATGTCCCCGACAACTACACCGTCGCCGCCACTGGCTTCCCGACCAAGGCAGCTAACATCCAGAATGGACGGAAGCTCGTCCATTACTATGCCGATGATGTGCATGATTTCGCTTGGGCAGCGTCGCCAGACTTCATCTATGCAGAAGAGCCCTTCTCTTCCGACACGATTCCCGGCGTGCGGATTAAGTTATATCTTGATCCTGCTCATAAGGATTTGAAGGAACGTTATTTCTATGCCGCCAAGGTAGCCTTGGCTAACTTCAGCAAGTGGTACGGGCGCTACCCATACTCTACGTTATCGATTGTGGTCCCACCCGCAGAAGCGAACGGTGCAGGGGGCATGGAGTATCCAACTCTGGTTACTTCCTTCGGAGCAAAGAGCGACTCCCCAGATTACAATGAGCTGGAGCGTACAGTTATCCATGAGATTGCTCACCAGTATTTCTACGGGATGATTGCTAGTAATGAGTTCGAGGAAGCCTGGTTGGATGAAGGATTCGCCTCCTATGCCGAAGATAAGCTGATGGAGCAGGAATTCACAACTAACCTTCCACTCCCGGTCCAATCAGCGATCATCACTTCTCCGGCTTCGCTAACCCAGAATGCCTGGAAATATGGAAATAGCGATGTATACGCCCAGAATGCTTATTATAGAGGGAAACTGATCCTGCTTGATATTGAGAGGCAAGTAGGTGCCAAGACGATGAAGCGAATTATGTCCAGCTACAGCCTGAAATACCGCTTCAAGCATCCGACAACAAAAGATTTCCAGCGTACCGTTGAGCAGATCACGGGTCGATCGTGGAAGGAATACTTCAACCAATACGTATATAGCGACAAAATGGCTGATTTCTCAGTCGATCGAATTCAGATTTATCCCTCCAATTCGAGCAGCGGATCGGTCTATGAATCAATCATCGATATAAGCCGTAAGGGCGCCAATTACCCAGAGGTTTCCATATTGCTCTCGTTCAAGGACGGACATACTCTGCGTAAAACTTGGAATGTGGATAACGACACCCTGAAGATTAAGGTCCAGTACAAAGAGCCTGTGGATTGGGTACAAATCGATCCTGAATATGCGCTCGTTCTAGAGAACAAACATATTAACAACTACCTGAAGGCGGAGGTTCAGGAACCAGTGGGTACCCGCTCTACCTTAACGATCGTCAAATTGCTGGAGATCGTACTCGGATCGTTATTATGGTAG